TTAACAGGTGAAAGAGATGAATCCATCACAACACCATTGGGAGGTGGCATGCTTTTCACCTCATCAATTAGTCTTGTGAGTTGTTTCGTAAGCTCTTGACGAACATAATTTGAGCGCTCTACTGTTATCGATGATTCAGAAAAAAGAGTTGCAGTTAGAGCATTGTACTCTTGAAACCAGTCGCCACTGCTGTATCCATTCCTTATATTGTCACAAGGAAGCAAGGAGCTTTCTTGTTGCCATCgattcaagaaatatttttctggaagctgaaaataatttttcatcagAAGAACACGAAGAGCATGTCTGCATAAGATTCCAGAAGTTTCAAATTCCTTGCAGGAACAGTGGATCTGTTCATCTTTGGGTGCCCAAATAACAAGGCGTTCATCATCTTTTTTGAAGTGGCGAAGGATGTACGAACCATTAGCCATTTCAGATGCAGTGTATTGCATGGCCAAGATTAATTCACTTTGTAATCTGCTGAAGGAAAAATCAGTAAGAACATTCTTTGCATGCTCTTCCATGGGTGAGCAAGTCCTAAGATGCATGTACGGCCAATCATCATGTGACCGAGTTTTATAGTTTGATGAAATTGCAACCtgaaaattgtaaataataaaattataaacaataaatacaGAGGAAGTAAAAGTGCTCAAAAAGGTAATGATTCCTTATCACAACTAGAAAAGTAAATCATATTATCATAAATGTAAGGGATAATTCCACATGGAACCCTAACGTTTGTGACAGTAATACATGGACCAACTcttgttttttaatttacacCTACACTGCCTGTATGTCTAGCCATCCCCAAAGAAACATGTTCTTTGGTACTTCTGCCAGTTTTGCCCAAAGAAGCAATATTTACTAATTCAAGAAATAGAAAAGACTGTTAATAGAATTTCATTGTGAACCAATTtaatatcttttaaaattaGGACTTTAGTAAAATGATCCATGAAATTACGTAAGATTtagatgcaatttttaaaatgttactgTCACAAACCTCAGGGTATGCATTTATAACTGAATACACTTTACCTGATCAAAGAAGCTGCGCAAACATGTATGTTTGCCAAAAACTTCTTTCAAGAATGCATTTATGTACTTTGCATACGACATGGAGTTCATTTGTGCAATGAAACAACCTCTCGTATAAGCAAATGCCCAACATACCCGGAATAAAAAGAGTAAAGCAATATGCTTATCTGAGTTTAGCCCAAACCGTGAAGTCATCTCATTCCAATGACATTCAAAATCTTCTACACTCTCCAAATGATATAACACTTCAAACTCAGATTTAAATTCTGCATACCGCGATCCAAGTGGAAGAGAGAACCAGTTGGATATCTTTGGCAGGATATTCCAAATAGAGATAATGTGTTTTGTGCTAGGTAATTCACTTTGGATGGCATCTCTGATTCCAGGGTCAATATCAGTTATAATTGTTCGAGGAGGTCTTCCTTTCATGAAACGAAGAAAAGCCTGTATCAGCAAGCATAAAGTTAGACTACTAATGAAGACAAATAAAATGTACTATAACATATAGAATAAAACTAGAATGATCCAGAAGGATTTCTGTCGTAAACCTGCAAAGCCCAGATGAATGAGTGTGGCACTTCATCCTGCAGTAATGCGCAGCCAAAGAAGATAACTTTTCCATAATTGTCAATGCCAAGCCACACTCCAAAAAGCATACCATATGTAATTGATCGATATGTTGTATCAAAATAAACTACATCACCAAAAGTGTTGTATGCATGAACTGAGTCGCCATATGACCAAGCAATGTTCTCAACCTTATTACTTTCATCAACAGTAACATCATAGACAAAGTAAGTGTCAGTCTCTTTGGCAGCCTTGCAGGCCTCAAGAAGATCCAATGTGTCACTTTCTCTTTTCTCGGTCAATAAGGCATCATTCTCTTGAACTACTTTCTTGTGGTTTTGAACAAAATTTCTAACATCTCTTTCCAGAAAGGGTAGTTGTTCACCTCGAATTTCCTTTTCCAACTCAAGCACCTTAACTATTCTATGGATTGGAAAACCAGCTTTTGAGAGCAAAAGAATGCGCTCTTGATCTGTTTCTTGGATTTTACGGTAAGCTGGAAGTAGGCGTACTTGTTCATCCTCCAAGAGTTCATGATTATGCACATTACTAAATTGGACAACACACCATTGAGAAACTCCATCCATGACTTCCTTTGATAGATACATCTTTGCATCACATCCACACCGAACTGACTTCCTATCCCTGTGATGCTCTCCTGCGGATTTCTTCCTCGTAGGCGCAAAACCTGATCGATAACAAACAAAATCTCTCTTATAGATACCCAATTGGGGGCTCAATCTGGAGCGCTCTTTCCTAACTGAAAATCCATTCCGTCTAGCAAAATTTCTGTAGTACTCGAATGCATCTTCATCACTCTTAAACACCATACCCACGTAAGGCGAAACCATAGGTTCTGTTGACCTAGACTCACTTCTTGCCAACTGGGATGCAATGGTTGCTTCCTCAGTCTCACCCTCATTCGAAAGGAAACATTTCCAATCCCCACACGGGCATTGCTGCCTCCTCATCCATAAATTCTTCGAAGGCACTGATACCATAATTTATCTATACCTACTACACAGATTCACATAAATGGTGTTTAGAAAGACCCAGAAGCAACCCACAACAAGAACTTTAAGCGAATTATTACACAGTGTTACGCCTAAAATGGAATCACGGTATCAAGGATATAAAGCAAGATTCAAACTTTATGTAGATTCTGTAAGTGGGTATCTAAACTCTTAACAAAATTGCTTTTTGGGGTAGGTTTCAAGTCTTTCGATCAAACCAAATGCAtacacataaaacataatcacTGAAAAACTGTACGAGCAAGAGAGTGAAAACAAGATTGATATACGGTTAAAGGGAAAATTTTTACAATACCAGTGAAGAAGACAAGGGAAGGAAATTCAGTATTTCTCTTTGACTGTCCCCAGAGCTCGGAGTGCTACTCAGTTTCTGTCGCAGTTTTGTTCGACTGACAATCAGAGGAATTCTGCATAAGGAGAATCCAATTCGAGATTATGGATGGATCAATTATTAACTTTTGGGCCAAAAGTTTTTATAAAGCAAATAAATGTTTGGGCTATGATCCGGATCATACAGTCCAGTTCAAGAAAATACAGGCAAATTttcgcaaattatgccgtggacctgggtcccgtttcactatatatatatatattttaaaattactaaacatatagccctgaaatgtgtgaatgtggaggtttcaaattgtgaatgtggaatatagaatttgtgaatgtagagttatgaatgtgtgaatctgtagtagagttaacagagttctaacaacttgtagccctgtaatgtgtgaatctggagttcccaagttgtgaatatggagtataggacatgtgaatatagagttttgaatatagaattttgaatgtgtgaatgcataacagtggtaatatagttactaaacgtatagccctgtaatgtgtgaatgtggagttttcaaattgtgaatgtggagtataagGTCTtggaatgtagagtttgtgttctgttgcgatgaggagctgccattattattattattttttttaaaaaattgtaaaacgacgtcgtattagacccaagtccaccttgcaaggtggacctaggtccatgcaataactactggcaaattttattgtggaccatgagtCAAAACTATGTCCTTTcattgtatatttaaaaaaatataggaaaaaatgtcaaataggtcactgaactttTATAAATTGTGCAATTGAATCATCGAACAAAAAAGGTatgcaattgaaccattaaaaacacaaaaattgtGCAAATAGCATTTTTTACAAGTTACTTCCAAGTTTACATTAAATATGATgtcataatatcaaatatatatatataaatattaacggagaagataatatttaacggaaaacttaacggataatcataaaagtaaggttaaattaggtaatctctattaataatattaatctgaattatcttaaccatctatttgattaaataattcatctgaaccatccatttgattaaataatttgaccgccattttttctaccattttaggcctaactctctttggctcttattagtatagtagatatatatatatatatatatatatatatatatgaaattatatccgtagattgagtccagatcaaaggtccaaattatatatatatttttttttaaaaacgcggtgacattattgtaattttgtgtaagttaattttttttgccttccagtACACATTTTTCCTTCTACTATAGCACATTGTTGTGTAATACACTAGTGCACATTGCTCCTTCTTTCAGTGCACGTTTTTATGACATACAGTGCGCATTATTGTGCCTTctagagcttttttttttaaaaaataaaattgtagatgacgaacttttttaaaaaaagatcaattaatcttgatcactaatttctaatttgagttgaatattgtttgtttgtttattatttatggtcgtttatgatttgtgttaaaagtcctatattaaatttaataatttcaataattgtttcacatctttgtgcttTCGTGCGCATttttttgccttctagtgcacatttttccttcttccagtgcacattatCATGCCTTACATTGCACATTGTTGAAGTTCGTAAGtagtgaattttttttgatCTACAActgagattctatctcacttctcactTGCGATTTTTATCTCACCCGAACCccttcttatatatatatatatatatatatatatatattgttaggaacatcatgtaataggttttgatgataccaactgttaagtaagaatccccaagtctcgatacataggcaaaacaatgtaagttcgataagtaaactaagagcgaaaatacaaccgggtaatttgagctcaactcgggaaatatttaagcttaaggtaaacttgtttgaacaacttagaagttttcgtgttgtaagcaaacagatagatcagaagcaggcacgagacaactctggaggaataagggtctacgagacatcaactaagtctcgagacacaagccaagttcgagaggtaaggacctctcgatatacctatcgagttcgagacgtaaagaatattcgagagatagacctctcgatacatgggattgaaacatcaagtggtcgagacatcttctatggtctcgataaaccggcacttctccaagaggctgaatgttagtcaacatgtgcagataaaatactctaagtttggagaagaagaatatcatggagataaaatattgaagaggtgctgagcgggaggtttcaaaatggacggaagtggatgacacgtcagacctccaccacaaacggtcaagaagtgcaccaatcctgaagtggtcagattccccaaacaaggaatgatgggaacataaaaagagtaactttatccaaaagaagcaagtgaagcatgaactcaagaaagtggaatatggaatattcactacaaaacaaaaggctcaagttacaagaccactactccatgaaaaatgctgaaattgtgcaaagacccatgttcggcgtgggagaccaatttcaaacggaatagttttccctccaacggaactattcttctactctcatatataaggacgtaaagacacagaagaaacaggggttttgcgaaagaggtcaagaggttaacaagaggtgtctgataaaaacgttccagtgcaaagtgcttaacttggaatatcatcctgatattcaatacagcgagagaacacatcttagtgttcgaagagagttacaaagctaaactgtcatacatccagaaggtgaccaaagctgctctacatcaaagttgattcaacgatagcttgtggtcagattggagNNNNNNNNNNNNNNNNNNNNNNNNNNNNNNNNNNNNNNNNNNNNNNNNNNNNNNNNNNNNNNNNNNNNNNNNNNNNNNNNNNNNNNNNNNNNNNNNNNNNNNNNNNNNNNNNNNNNNNNNNNNNNNNNNNNNNNNNNNNNNNNNNNNNNNNNNNNNNNNNNNNNNNNNNNNNNNNNNNNNNNNNNNNNNNNNNNNNNNNNNNNNNNNNNNNNNNNNNNNNNNNNNNNNNNNNNNNNNNNNNNNNNNNNNNNNNNNNNNNNNNNNNNNNNNNNNNNNNNNNNNNNNNNNNNNNNNNNNNNNNNNNNNNNNNNNNNNNNNNNNNNNNNNNNNNNNNNNNNNNNNNNNNNNNNNNNNNNNNNNNNNNNNNNNNNNNNNNNNNNNNNNNNNNNNNNNNNNNNNNNNNNNNNNNNNNNNNNNNNNNNNNNNNNNNNNNNNNNNNNNNNNNNNNNNNNNNNNNNNNNNNNNNNNNNNNNNNNNNNNNNNNNNNNNNNNNNNNNNNNNNNNNNNNNNNNNNNNNNNNNNNNNNNNNNNNNNNNNNNNNNNNNNNNNNNNNNNNNNNNNNNNNNNNNNNNNNNNNNNNNNNNNNNNNNNNNNNNNNNNNNNNNNNNNNNNNNNNNNNNNNNNNNNNNNNNNNNNNNNNNNNNNNNNNNNNNNNNNNNNNNNNNNNNNNNNNNNNNNNNNNNNNNNNNNNNNNNNNNNNNNNNNNNNNNNNNNNNNNNNNNNNNNNNNNNNNNNNNNNNNNNNNNNNNNNNNNNNNNNNNNNNNNNNNNNNNNNNNNNNNNNNNNNNNNNNNNNNNNNNNNNNNNNNNNNNNNNNNNNNNNNNNNNNNNNNNNNNNNNNNNNNNNNNNNNNNNNNNNNNNNNNNNNNNNNNNNNNNNNNNNNNNNNNNNNNNNNNNNNNNNNNNNNNNNNNNNNNNNNNNNNNNNNNNNNNNNNNNNNNNNNNNNNNNNNNNNNNNNNNNNNNNNNNNNNNNNNNNNNNNNNNNNNNNNNNNNNNNNNNNNNNNNNNNNNNNNNNNNNNNNNNNNNNNNNNNNNNNNNNNNNNNNNNNNNNNNNNNNNNNNNNNNNNNNNNNNNNNNNNNNNNNNNNNNNNNNNNNNNNNNNNNNNNNNNNNNNNNNNNNNNNNNNNNNNNNNNNNNNNNNNNNNNNNNNNNNNNNNNNNNNNNNNNNNNNNNNNNNNNNNNNNNNNNNNNNNNNNNNNNNNNNNNNNNNNNNNNNNNNNNNNNNNNNNNNNNNNNNNNNNNNNNNNNNNNNNNNNNNNNNNNNNNNNNNNNNNNNNNNNNNNNNNNNNNNNNNNNNNNNNNNNNNNNNNNNNNNNNNNNNNNNNNNNNNNNNNNNNNNNNNNNNNNNNNNNNNNNNNNNNNNNNNNNNNNNNNNNNNNNNNNNNNNNNNNNNNNNNNNNNNNNNNNNNNNNNNNNNNNNNNNNNNNNNNNNNNNNNNNNNNNNNNNNNNNNNNNNNNNNNNNNNNNNNNNNNNNNNNNNNNNNNNNNNNNNNNNNNNNNNNNNNNNNNNNNNNNNNNNNNNNNNNNNNNNNNNNNNNNNNNNNNNNNNNNNNNNNNNNNNNNNNNNNNNNNNNNNNNNNNNNNNNNNNNNNNNNNNNNNNNNNNNNNNNNNNNNNNNNNNNNNNNNNNNNNNNNNNNNNNNNNNNNNNNNNNNNNNNNNNNNNNNNNNNNNNNNNNNNNNNNNNNNNNNNNNNNNNNNNNNNNNNNNNNNNNNNNNNNNNNNNNNNNNNNNNNNNNNNNNNNNNNNNNNNNNNNNNNNNNNNNNNNNNNNNNNNNNNNNNNNNNNNNNNNNNNNNNNNNNNNNNNNNNNNNNNNNNNNNNNNNNNNNNNNNNNNNNNNNNNNNNNNNNNNNNNNNNNNNNNNNNNNNNNNNNNNNNNNNNNNNNNNNNNNNNNNNNNNNNNNNNNNNNNNNNNNNNNNNNNNNNNNNNNNNNNNNNNNNNNNNNNNNNNNNNNNNNNNNNNNNNNNNNNNNNNNNNNNNNNNNNNNNNNNNNNNNNNNNNNNNNNNNNNNNNNNNNNNNNNNNNNNNNNNNNNNNNNNNNNNNNNNNNNNNNNNNNNNNNNNNNNNNNNNNNNNNNNNNNNNNNNNNNNNNNNNNNNNNNNNNNNNNNNNNNNNNNNNNNNNNNNNNNNNNNNNNNNNNNNNNNNNNNNNNNNNNNNNNNNNNNNNNNNNNNNNNNNNNNNNNNNNNNNNNNNNNNNNNNNNNNNNNNNNNNNNNNNNNNNNNNNNNNNNNNNNNNNNNNNNNNNNNNNNNNNNNNNNNNNNNNNNNNNNNNNNNNNNNNNNNNNNNNNNNNNNNNNNNNNNNNNNNNNNNNNNNNNNNNNNNNNNNNNNNNNNNNNNNNNNNNNNNNNNNNNNNNNNNNNNNNNNNNNNNNNNNNNNNNNNNNNNNNNNNNNNNNNNNNNNNNNNNNNNNNNNNNNNNNNNNNNNNNNNNNNNNNNNNNNNNNNNNNNNNNNNNNNNNNNNNNNNNNNNNNNNNNNNNNNNNNNNNNNNNNNNNNNNNNNNNNNNNNNNNNNNNNNNNNNNNNNNNNNNNNNNNNNNNNNNNNNNNNNNNNNNNNNNNNNNNNNNNNNNNNNNNNNNNNNNNNNNNNNNNNNNNNNNNNNNNNNNNNNNNNNNNNNNNNNNNNNNNNNNNNNNNNNNNNNNNNNNNNNNNNNNNNNNNNNNNNNNNNNNNNNNNNNNNNNNNNNNNNNNNNNNNNNNNNNNNNNNNNNNNNNNNNNNNNNNNNNNNNNNNNNNNNNNNNNNNNNNNNNNNNNNNNNNNNNNNNNNNNNNNNNNNNNNNNNNNNNNNNNNNNNNNNNNNNNNNNNNNNNNNNNNNNNNNNNNNNNNNNNNNNNNNNNNNNNNNNNNNNNNNNNNNNNNNNNNNNNNNNNNNNNNNNNNNNNNNNNNNNNNNNNNNNNNNNNNNNNNNNNNNNNNNNNNNNNNNNNNNNNNNNNNNNNNNNNNNNNNNNNNNNNNNNNNNNNNNNNNNNNNNNNNNNNNNNNNNNNNNNNNNNNNNNNNNNNNNNNNNNNNNNNNNNNNNNNNNNNNNNNNNNNNNNNNNNNNNNNNNNNNNNNNNNNNNNNNNNNNNNNNNNNNNNNNNNNNNNNNNNNNNNNNNNNNNNNNNNNNNNNNNNNNNNNNNNNNNNNNNNNNNNNNNNNNNNNNNNNNNNNNNNNNNNNNNNNNNNNNNNNNNNNNNNNNNNNNNNNNNNNNNNNNNNNNNNNNNNNNNNNNNNNNNNNNNNNNNNNNNNNNNNNNNNNNNNNNNNNNNNNNNNNNNNNNNNNNNNNNNNNNNNNNNNNNNNNNNNNNNNNNNNNNNNNNNNNNNNNNNNNNNNNNNNNNNNNNNNNNNNNNNNNNNNNNNNNNNNNNNNNNNNNNNNNNNNNNNNNNNNNNNNNNNNNNNNNNNNNNNNNNNNNNNNNNNNNNNNNNNNNNNNNNNNNNNNNNNNNNNNNNNNNNNNNNNNNNNNNNNNNNNNNNNNNNNNNNNNNNNNNNNNNNNNNNNNNNNNNNNNNNNNNNNNNNNNNNNNNNNNNNNNNNNNNNNNNNNNNNNNNNNNNNNNNNNNNNNNNNNNNNNNNNNNNNNNNNNNNNNNNNNNNNNNNNNNNNNNNNNNNNNNNNNNNNNNNNNNNNNNNNNNNNNNNNNNNNNNNNNNNNNNNNNNNNNNNNNNNNNNNNNNNNNNNNNNNNNNNNNNNNNNNNNNNNNNNNNNNNNNNNNNNNNNNNNNNNNNNNNNNNNNNNNNNNNNNNNNNNNNNNNNNNNNNNNNNNNNNNNNNNNNNNNNNNNNNNNNNNNNNNNNNNNNNNNNNNNNNNNNNNNNNNNNNNNNNNNNNNNNNNNNNNNNNNNNNNNNNNNNNNNNNNNNNNNNNNNNNNNNNNNNNNNNNNNNNNNNNNNNNNNNNNNNNNNNNNNNNNNNNNNNNNNNNNNNNNNNNNNNNNNNNNNNNNNNNNNNNNNNNNNNNNNNNNNNNNNNNNNNNNNNNNNNNNNNNNNNNNNNNNNNNNNNNNNNNNNNNNNNNNNNNNNNNNNNNNNNNNNNNNNNNNNNNNNNNNNNNNNNNNNNNNNNNNNNNNNNNNNNNNNNNNNNNNNNNNNNNNNNNNNNNNNNNNNNNNNNNNNNNNNNNNNNNNNNNNNNNNNNNNNNNNNNNNNNNNNNNNNNNNNNNNNNNNNNNNNNNNNNNNNNNNNNNNNNNNNNNNNNNNNNNNNNNNNNNNNNNNNNNNNNNNNNNNNNNNNNNNNNNNNNNNNNNNNNNNNNNNNNNNNNNNNNNNNNNNNNNNNNNNNNNNNNNNNNNNNNNNNNNNNNNNNNNNNNNNNNNNNNNNNNNNNNNNNNNNNNNNNNNNNNNNNNNNNNNNNNNNNNNNNNNNNNNNNNNNNNNNNNNNNNNNNNNNNNNNNNNNNNNNNNNNNNNNNNNNNNNNNNNNNNNNNNNNNNNNNNNNNNNNNNNNNNNNNNNNNNNNNNNNNNNNNNNNNNNNNNNNNNNNNNNNNNNNNNNNNNNNNNNNNNNNNNNNNNNNNNNNNNNNNNNNNNNNNNNNNNNNNNNNNNNNNNNNNNNNNNNNNNNNNNNNNNNNNNNNNNNNNNNNNNNNNNNNNNNNNNNNNNNNNNNNNNNNNNNNNNNNNNNNNNNNNNNNNNNNNNNNNNNNNNNNNNNNNNNNNNNNNNNNNNNNNNNNNNNNNNNNNNNNNNNNNNNNNNNNNNNNNNNNNNNNNNNNNNNNNNNNNNNNNNNNNNNNNNNNNNNNNNNNNNNNNNNNNNNNNNNNNNNNNNNNNNNNNNNNNNNNNNNNNNNNNNNNNNNNNNNNNNNNNNNNNNNNNNNNNNNNNNNNNNNNNNNNNNNNNNNNNNNNNNNNNNNNNNNNNNNNNNNNNNNNNNNNNNNNNNNNNNNNNNNNNNNNNNNNNNNNNNNNNNNNNNNNNNNNNNNNNNNNNNNNNNNNNNNNNNNNNNNNNNNNNNNNNNNNNNNNNNNNNNNNNNNNNNNNNNNNNNNNNNNNNNNNNNNNNNNNNNNNNNNNNNNNNNNNNNNNNNNNNNNNNNNNNNNNNNNNNNNNNNNNNNNNNNNNNNNNNNNNNNNNNNNNNNNNNNNNNNNNNNNNNNNNNNNNNNNNNNNNNNNNNNNNNNNNNNNNNNNNNNNNNNNNNNNNNNNNNNNNNNNNNNNNNNNNNNNNNNNNNNNNNNNNNNNNNNNNNNNNNNNNNNNNNNNNNNNNNNNNNNNNNNNNNNNNNNNNNNNNNNNNNNNNNNNNNNNNNNNNNNNNNNNNNNNNNNNNNNNNNNNNNNNNNNNNNNNNNNNNNNNNNNNNNNNNNNNNNNNNNNNNNNNNNNNNNNNNNNNNNNNNNNNNNNNNNNNNNNNNNNNNNNNNNNNNNNNNNNNNNNNNNNNNNNNNNNNNNNNNNNNNNNNNNNNNNNNNNNNNNNNNNNNNNNNNNNNNNNNNNNNNNNNNNNNNNNNNNNNNNNNNNNNNNNNNNNNNNNNNNNNNNNNNNNNNNNNNNNNNNNNNNNNNNNNNNNNNNNNNNNNNNNNNNNNNNNNNNNNNNNNNNNNNNNNNNNNNNNNNNNNNNNNNNNNNNNNNNNNNNNNNNNNNNNNNNNNNNNNNNNNNNNNNNNNNNNNNNNNNNNNNNNNNNNNNNNNNNNNNNNNNNNNN
This region of Ipomoea triloba cultivar NCNSP0323 chromosome 15, ASM357664v1 genomic DNA includes:
- the LOC116005988 gene encoding putative protein FAR1-RELATED SEQUENCE 10, with the protein product MVSVPSKNLWMRRQQCPCGDWKCFLSNEGETEEATIASQLARSESRSTEPMVSPYVGMVFKSDEDAFEYYRNFARRNGFSVRKERSRLSPQLGIYKRDFVCYRSGFAPTRKKSAGEHHRDRKSVRCGCDAKMYLSKEVMDGVSQWCVVQFSNVHNHELLEDEQVRLLPAYRKIQETDQERILLLSKAGFPIHRIVKVLELEKEIRGEQLPFLERDVRNFVQNHKKVVQENDALLTEKRESDTLDLLEACKAAKETDTYFVYDVTVDESNKVENIAWSYGDSVHAYNTFGDVVYFDTTYRSITYGMLFGVWLGIDNYGKVIFFGCALLQDEVPHSFIWALQAFLRFMKGRPPRTIITDIDPGIRDAIQSELPSTKHIISIWNILPKISNWFSLPLGSRYAEFKSEFEVLYHLESVEDFECHWNEMTSRFGLNSDKHIALLFLFRVCWAFAYTRGCFIAQMNSMSYAKYINAFLKEVFGKHTCLRSFFDQVAISSNYKTRSHDDWPYMHLRTCSPMEEHAKNVLTDFSFSRLQSELILAMQYTASEMANGSYILRHFKKDDERLVIWAPKDEQIHCSCKEFETSGILCRHALRVLLMKNYFQLPEKYFLNRWQQESSLLPCDNIRNGYSSGDWFQEYNALTATLFSESSITVERSNYVRQELTKQLTRLIDEVKSMPPPNGVVMDSSLSPVNI